A region of Brevundimonas sp. NIBR10 DNA encodes the following proteins:
- a CDS encoding YaiO family outer membrane beta-barrel protein yields the protein MPVHAVPVEPAAIVVQAQTQTVYDTAVADRRAGRYAAALAGFQAVLNAEPANLDARLNLGLTLLALDRLDDAEAALETVLEAAPEYVDARLGLVQVARRRGDAAAARRQLDLATAVAPDRDDVQALSAAMDVPLWRFDLDASRSRLSQDLPDWSSERLGITRRLNERTAAGLSIERTERFGDEDVYLEGQLDREWGRASVFVAIGGAPGADYRAERAVRIGGATPLSNRFAASIEAGAARYATGTVRNFQPGLTATMASARIVLAARWILVWDEQDRRRSGYAIRASAAVTDRSRVTLSYAAAPETSEGVTVDVRATGIGLEVDLVERITARLTLVQEDRASYRRDEIAVGLGVRF from the coding sequence ATGCCCGTGCACGCCGTCCCGGTTGAACCTGCGGCCATCGTCGTACAGGCTCAAACCCAAACCGTATACGATACCGCAGTCGCAGATCGCCGAGCAGGTCGTTACGCGGCTGCCCTGGCTGGCTTTCAAGCCGTACTCAACGCCGAGCCGGCCAATCTGGACGCCAGGCTGAACCTTGGACTGACTCTGCTGGCGCTGGACAGGCTGGATGACGCCGAAGCCGCGCTTGAAACGGTTCTCGAGGCCGCGCCGGAATATGTCGACGCCCGCCTTGGCCTCGTCCAGGTGGCGCGTCGGCGCGGCGACGCCGCTGCGGCCCGACGCCAGCTCGATCTGGCCACGGCCGTCGCGCCGGACCGTGACGACGTTCAAGCGCTCTCGGCCGCCATGGACGTGCCGCTCTGGCGATTTGACCTCGATGCTTCCCGCAGCCGGCTGTCGCAGGACCTCCCGGACTGGAGCAGCGAGCGTCTTGGTATAACAAGACGTCTCAACGAACGCACGGCAGCGGGGCTCTCCATCGAGCGGACCGAGCGGTTTGGCGATGAGGACGTCTATCTGGAAGGCCAGCTCGATCGGGAATGGGGGCGCGCATCCGTCTTTGTGGCCATCGGCGGGGCGCCTGGAGCCGACTACCGGGCTGAGCGGGCTGTGCGGATCGGCGGGGCGACGCCCTTAAGCAACCGCTTCGCAGCTTCGATCGAAGCCGGTGCTGCGCGCTACGCCACAGGCACTGTTCGCAACTTCCAGCCGGGACTGACGGCGACCATGGCCTCAGCCAGAATAGTGCTGGCAGCCCGTTGGATCCTCGTCTGGGATGAGCAGGACCGCCGTCGATCCGGATATGCGATACGCGCCAGCGCCGCCGTAACGGATCGGTCTCGTGTGACCCTCAGCTATGCTGCCGCGCCTGAAACGTCCGAGGGGGTGACCGTGGACGTGCGGGCAACGGGCATCGGTCTCGAAGTTGATCTGGTCGAACGGATCACTGCTCGACTGACCCTGGTTCAGGAGGACCGCGCCAGCTATCGACGGGACGAGATCGCGGTCGGACTCGGCGTCCGGTTCTGA
- a CDS encoding HEAT repeat domain-containing protein codes for MTLLASLWWGSLALALSALVWMFGLVLARLGRERSGRARDLDRKRLREVCLAIVSEAGETAEGLRPFQHRARLMAEALLEFGAIVRGAERERLIAAYRLMAADSRFRERLFAGSKAGRLAAAEALALFPSDETERALNRVVNDPRDAELAAAAVRSLVELDRPPPLGRLLDELEARKMTDSLVYLPIVRRLVALSPDEAMSRLDSSATSPAARVLLADAVAVSGDYRAVAPLQRAARADRPDLRMAAIRGLSLLAHPASIPTLTEALSDPDWEVRAAACEAMGRTGFGEGVADLAELLADSVWWVRFQAAEALGRLGPDGLEALLHASRLSDDLPRRAASLALAEKGFAAPVLERGSC; via the coding sequence ATGACGCTTCTTGCCTCCCTGTGGTGGGGATCTCTTGCCCTTGCTCTCAGCGCCTTGGTCTGGATGTTCGGCCTGGTGCTGGCCCGCTTGGGCCGCGAGCGAAGCGGCCGGGCGCGCGATCTGGACCGCAAGCGCCTGCGGGAGGTCTGTCTGGCGATCGTGAGCGAAGCCGGCGAGACGGCCGAAGGTTTGCGACCATTTCAGCATCGGGCCCGGTTGATGGCGGAAGCGCTGCTGGAGTTTGGAGCGATCGTTCGGGGCGCTGAGCGGGAGCGCTTGATTGCGGCCTATCGGCTGATGGCGGCGGATTCGCGCTTCCGCGAGCGGCTGTTCGCTGGAAGCAAAGCGGGGCGTCTGGCAGCGGCGGAGGCCCTCGCCTTGTTTCCGTCAGACGAGACCGAGCGCGCTCTCAACCGGGTCGTCAACGACCCGCGCGACGCCGAACTCGCTGCCGCGGCCGTCCGTTCCCTTGTCGAACTTGATCGACCCCCGCCGCTGGGTCGGCTGCTAGACGAACTCGAAGCTAGGAAGATGACCGACTCGCTCGTCTACCTTCCGATCGTGCGCCGTCTGGTCGCCTTGTCGCCAGATGAGGCCATGAGCCGGCTGGACTCCTCCGCCACCTCGCCCGCCGCGCGCGTGTTGCTCGCGGATGCCGTCGCCGTGAGCGGAGACTATCGCGCCGTCGCGCCGCTTCAGCGGGCCGCGCGGGCCGATCGGCCGGATCTTCGGATGGCTGCCATAAGGGGGCTAAGCCTGCTCGCCCACCCGGCTTCGATCCCCACCTTGACGGAAGCCCTGTCGGATCCGGACTGGGAAGTCCGCGCCGCTGCTTGCGAAGCGATGGGGCGTACCGGCTTTGGCGAGGGCGTCGCCGATCTGGCAGAATTGCTCGCCGACAGCGTGTGGTGGGTGCGATTCCAGGCGGCCGAGGCCCTGGGCCGCTTGGGCCCGGACGGTCTGGAAGCCCTCCTGCACGCCTCGCGACTCTCCGATGACCTCCCGCGTCGAGCCGCATCCCTCGCCCTGGCTGAGAAGGGCTTTGCCGCTCCCGTGCTGGAGCGCGGGTCGTGCTGA
- a CDS encoding glycosyltransferase: MLNIEPGLFLAVAAAAIAWFVIGTGLLQNLIYLVQLGLAATALVERPPTSQAGVMWRRLSESAPPIALLAPAYNESLTISQSVRSLLSLHYPNFEVVVINDGSSDDTLAVLIETFDLEPIERHYDLEIAHAAIRGLYGAVHQPRLIVIDKVNGGKADALNAGINVSRAPIFCSMDADSLLEPDALLRAVRPFVEDPVRTVAVGGTVRIANGCVIADGRVVEVRAPRNLLALLQTVEYLRAFLMARLAWSRINTLTIISGAFGLFRRARVIEVGGYTHATVGEDMELVVKLHRLMRDNGLPYRIAFVPEPVCWTEAPESLSVLGRQRSRWHRGALETFERHWPMLFIPRYGRVGAIGFGYILLVDVLGPIVEALGYLLIPLFWMSGLLSVEYLLAFVAMSFTFGVVISVGSLALEESELRRFPRARDLVLLTLVAVLENFGYRQLNTLWRLRGVLQYLRRSQSWGTMTRKGFGSASVTRGT, translated from the coding sequence GTGCTGAACATCGAGCCCGGGCTGTTCCTCGCTGTCGCCGCTGCCGCAATCGCCTGGTTCGTGATCGGAACAGGACTTCTGCAGAACCTCATCTATCTGGTGCAGCTCGGGCTGGCCGCCACAGCCCTTGTGGAACGCCCGCCTACGTCCCAGGCTGGGGTAATGTGGCGTCGATTGTCCGAAAGCGCCCCGCCGATCGCGCTTCTGGCCCCGGCATACAACGAGTCCCTGACAATCAGCCAATCCGTTCGGTCGTTGCTGTCGCTGCACTACCCAAACTTCGAAGTCGTGGTCATCAACGACGGTTCAAGCGACGACACCTTGGCCGTATTGATAGAAACCTTCGATCTTGAACCGATCGAGCGGCACTACGATCTGGAAATCGCCCATGCGGCGATACGCGGTCTCTATGGAGCGGTCCATCAACCGCGGCTGATCGTGATCGACAAGGTAAACGGCGGTAAGGCCGACGCCCTGAACGCCGGGATCAATGTCTCGCGCGCGCCCATCTTCTGCTCCATGGACGCGGATTCTCTACTGGAGCCTGATGCCTTACTGAGGGCGGTGCGCCCCTTTGTCGAGGACCCCGTTCGCACGGTAGCCGTCGGGGGGACCGTGCGGATCGCAAACGGCTGTGTGATCGCCGACGGGCGGGTGGTCGAGGTCCGCGCGCCGCGCAATCTTCTGGCCCTGCTTCAGACGGTCGAATATCTGAGGGCGTTCCTGATGGCGCGCCTTGCCTGGAGCCGCATCAACACCCTCACAATCATTTCTGGTGCTTTCGGCCTGTTTCGCCGCGCCCGCGTCATCGAAGTCGGCGGGTACACCCATGCCACCGTGGGTGAGGACATGGAACTGGTCGTAAAGCTGCATCGGCTGATGCGCGACAACGGGCTCCCTTACCGCATCGCTTTTGTACCCGAGCCGGTGTGCTGGACCGAAGCACCGGAAAGCCTGAGCGTGCTCGGCCGGCAGCGGTCGCGCTGGCACCGCGGCGCTCTGGAGACGTTCGAGCGCCATTGGCCGATGCTCTTCATCCCTCGCTATGGAAGGGTCGGCGCGATCGGTTTCGGCTATATTCTCCTGGTCGACGTCCTGGGACCGATCGTTGAGGCATTGGGCTATCTGTTGATCCCTCTGTTCTGGATGTCCGGTCTGCTCTCGGTCGAATATTTGCTGGCGTTTGTGGCCATGAGTTTCACCTTTGGCGTCGTCATCTCGGTGGGCTCTCTCGCGCTCGAAGAGTCCGAGCTGCGACGCTTCCCCCGCGCCCGCGACCTTGTCTTGCTGACCCTTGTCGCCGTGCTGGAAAACTTCGGGTACCGCCAGCTCAACACGTTGTGGCGACTGCGGGGCGTCTTGCAGTATCTGAGGCGGAGCCAGTCATGGGGGACCATGACCCGCAAGGGCTTCGGATCTGCGAGCGTTACGCGTGGGACCTGA
- a CDS encoding response regulator: protein MSAQPVGASRVKVCVIDDDPLMLQHLQDMVAGLGFEVVSAPDVNSAFELIAAQHCEAAVVDILMPERDGIDFIMQARRVHPDLRIVAISGGGRLGADAVLGMAAGLGADRTLVKPFSASELQIALTAA from the coding sequence GTGTCAGCACAACCCGTGGGAGCCAGCCGGGTGAAAGTTTGCGTCATCGACGACGATCCACTGATGTTGCAGCATCTGCAAGACATGGTCGCCGGACTTGGTTTCGAAGTCGTGAGTGCTCCCGACGTGAACAGCGCGTTCGAGCTCATAGCCGCCCAACACTGCGAAGCAGCGGTCGTCGATATTCTGATGCCTGAGCGCGACGGGATCGATTTCATCATGCAGGCGCGCCGCGTCCATCCCGACCTTCGGATCGTGGCGATCAGCGGCGGAGGAAGATTGGGGGCTGACGCGGTTCTGGGCATGGCGGCCGGGCTCGGAGCAGACAGGACGCTCGTGAAGCCGTTCTCGGCCAGTGAACTGCAGATAGCTCTTACAGCGGCGTAA
- a CDS encoding CHASE3 domain-containing protein → MRGARQVWQVIYRWPVVVAAVLAPVLLVFSGFELVNEFRSNRIVRAEIDRSYETRSQIQSVFSLLQDAETGQRGFVITGDERFLEPYERATSDLDRQMQTLGVLFRRHPEQADDYARLNDLAVRKVAAMEVGIDARQTQGLEAGIAVVSAGEGKRLMDEVRAVVAQMNAVEAEALDAYARTAQMRTARTEILVGVLFLALIAAIGGASFLIWRYIRTRQTMLSAIEATAARQSAIFDSAIDGIVTLNPSGTIETVNAAAARMFGYDAREITRRDVSLLIDIAPDGDGEFLKRLGASQGALEGGLLRQMEARRKNGDTFPVDVALGPMRLPSGIHIVAIVRDISERHRMEQMKNEFVATVSHELRTPLTSIAGSLGLLAGGAAGALPDKAARLIQIAHANSQRLVRLINDILDIEKIESGKLRLDMAPLDLREIAERSVEGVGGYAGDLEVTLTLTGHGPVPVRGDADRLIQVVTNLLSNALKFSPRGGEVRISVDPETRLARLSVVDQGPGIPDAFRARIFSKFAQADGSDTRAKGGTGLGLAIAREIAERHGGRLWFESAEGFGATFHLDLPLFEVPAASADMGGPRLLIVEDDADAAEVLREMLERDGYAADVIATGREALSAARTGAYAALLVDLQLPDADGIGLIRALRARPDTRDLPVVVVSGDTARGMARGRSLEVVDWLEKPFDQARLRTAVAALHQRTKDRKPRILHVDDDRDILEVTASALGSGVDVTSAESLAAARVLLSGMKPDLVILDLGLPDGSGLELLTDLGDGTGKTIPVVVYSAQEMDGALADRVEAVLTKSRTSLAGLARTVRRLTDASGAGK, encoded by the coding sequence TTGAGGGGGGCGCGTCAAGTCTGGCAGGTCATATATCGCTGGCCCGTGGTCGTCGCGGCCGTGCTGGCGCCGGTGCTGCTGGTCTTTTCAGGTTTTGAACTGGTGAACGAGTTTAGAAGCAACCGGATCGTCCGCGCCGAGATCGACCGATCGTACGAAACCCGCTCACAAATTCAGAGTGTATTCTCCCTGCTGCAGGACGCCGAGACCGGGCAGCGGGGTTTCGTCATTACGGGAGACGAGCGCTTTCTTGAGCCGTACGAGCGCGCGACCAGCGATCTCGACCGGCAGATGCAGACCTTGGGCGTGCTCTTCAGGCGCCACCCCGAACAGGCCGACGACTACGCGAGGCTCAATGATCTGGCTGTGCGCAAGGTCGCGGCGATGGAGGTCGGGATCGACGCGCGTCAGACCCAGGGGTTGGAAGCAGGAATCGCCGTGGTGTCCGCGGGGGAGGGCAAGCGCCTCATGGACGAGGTTCGCGCAGTTGTTGCCCAAATGAATGCTGTGGAGGCCGAGGCTTTGGACGCCTACGCGCGCACGGCCCAGATGCGCACCGCCCGGACAGAGATCCTCGTCGGCGTACTGTTCCTAGCGTTGATCGCAGCGATCGGCGGCGCATCGTTCCTGATCTGGCGCTATATTCGCACCCGGCAGACGATGCTTTCGGCCATCGAAGCCACCGCGGCCCGGCAGAGCGCGATTTTCGACAGCGCTATCGACGGCATCGTCACCCTGAATCCTAGCGGCACAATCGAAACGGTGAACGCCGCAGCTGCGCGCATGTTTGGTTACGACGCTCGGGAGATCACCCGTCGGGACGTGTCCCTGCTGATCGACATCGCGCCTGACGGCGACGGGGAGTTCCTCAAGCGGTTGGGTGCATCGCAGGGCGCGCTGGAGGGCGGCCTTCTTCGCCAGATGGAGGCCCGCCGCAAGAACGGCGACACCTTCCCGGTCGATGTCGCCCTGGGCCCGATGCGCTTGCCTTCCGGCATCCATATCGTCGCTATCGTCAGGGACATCTCTGAACGGCACCGGATGGAGCAGATGAAGAATGAGTTCGTTGCGACGGTAAGCCACGAACTGCGAACGCCCCTGACGTCCATAGCGGGATCACTGGGACTGCTGGCCGGCGGTGCGGCGGGAGCCTTGCCTGACAAGGCCGCGCGGTTGATCCAGATCGCCCACGCCAACAGCCAGCGGCTCGTGAGGCTGATCAATGACATCCTTGACATCGAGAAGATCGAATCCGGCAAGCTTCGGCTCGATATGGCTCCCCTGGACCTGCGCGAGATCGCCGAGCGGTCAGTGGAAGGCGTCGGCGGCTATGCCGGCGATCTGGAGGTCACGCTCACCCTGACCGGACACGGTCCGGTCCCTGTTCGCGGGGATGCGGACCGGCTTATCCAGGTCGTGACCAACCTGCTGTCCAACGCGCTCAAGTTTTCGCCTCGAGGCGGCGAGGTCCGGATCAGCGTCGATCCCGAGACCCGGCTGGCGCGACTGAGCGTCGTTGACCAAGGACCCGGTATCCCCGATGCTTTCCGTGCGCGTATTTTCTCGAAGTTCGCCCAGGCTGACGGCTCCGACACCCGGGCCAAGGGCGGCACGGGTCTCGGGCTCGCGATCGCCCGCGAGATCGCGGAACGCCATGGCGGTCGTCTTTGGTTCGAGTCCGCCGAAGGCTTCGGCGCGACCTTCCACCTCGACTTGCCGCTGTTCGAAGTCCCTGCAGCATCGGCCGACATGGGGGGGCCACGCCTGCTGATCGTCGAGGATGACGCGGACGCAGCCGAGGTACTGCGAGAGATGCTGGAACGTGACGGCTATGCAGCGGATGTGATTGCGACCGGCCGCGAGGCTCTGTCCGCGGCGCGGACCGGTGCCTACGCCGCCCTGCTGGTCGATCTTCAGTTGCCGGATGCCGACGGGATCGGGCTGATCCGGGCCCTGAGGGCAAGGCCCGACACGCGGGATCTCCCTGTGGTGGTGGTCTCAGGGGACACGGCCCGGGGTATGGCGCGGGGGCGGTCGCTGGAGGTTGTGGACTGGCTTGAAAAGCCGTTCGACCAGGCTCGACTCCGCACTGCCGTCGCCGCTCTCCATCAGCGCACCAAGGACCGGAAACCGCGCATCCTGCACGTCGATGACGATCGCGACATTCTGGAGGTCACCGCCTCTGCCCTTGGTAGTGGCGTGGACGTCACCTCCGCCGAAAGTCTGGCTGCGGCGCGGGTGTTGCTGTCGGGAATGAAGCCTGACCTCGTGATCCTCGACCTCGGCCTGCCTGATGGGTCGGGGCTGGAACTGCTGACTGACCTAGGAGATGGCACCGGGAAGACGATCCCTGTGGTCGTCTATTCGGCGCAGGAGATGGACGGGGCGTTAGCGGACCGGGTCGAGGCGGTCCTGACCAAGTCGCGCACGTCTCTCGCAGGCCTGGCGCGAACGGTGCGTAGACTAACGGATGCCAGTGGAGCTGGAAAATGA
- a CDS encoding response regulator codes for MHVLHVDDESDIREVAALALEMDPDVNVRSAASGGEALGVLESNTQIDVILLDVMMPELDGPGTLERLRTIPARADTPVIFMTARAQSHELERFLGLGALAVILKPFDPMTLGQQIRDHLASA; via the coding sequence TTGCACGTTCTGCACGTTGACGACGAATCCGATATCCGTGAAGTTGCGGCGCTGGCGCTAGAAATGGACCCGGACGTCAATGTTCGATCCGCCGCATCCGGCGGAGAGGCCCTGGGCGTTCTGGAGTCAAATACTCAGATCGACGTCATATTGCTGGATGTCATGATGCCGGAGCTGGACGGTCCGGGCACGCTCGAACGACTACGCACAATCCCCGCCCGTGCCGACACGCCTGTGATCTTCATGACGGCCCGGGCCCAGTCCCATGAGCTGGAACGGTTTCTCGGCCTTGGTGCCCTCGCAGTGATTTTGAAGCCGTTCGATCCGATGACCCTCGGTCAGCAGATTCGCGACCACCTGGCCAGCGCATGA
- a CDS encoding Hpt domain-containing protein, protein MTDPLAALRARFRDRALADREALEFLARENLASDELRRLVHNLAGTAGTFGYRSLSEAAMEIDDQMASGMAADPASMDRLKAGLNELAQSPE, encoded by the coding sequence ATGACCGATCCCCTCGCAGCTCTCAGGGCCCGCTTTCGCGATCGCGCATTGGCGGATCGTGAGGCGCTCGAGTTCCTGGCGCGGGAGAATCTCGCCAGCGACGAGCTGCGCCGCCTAGTGCATAATCTGGCGGGCACGGCGGGCACTTTCGGTTATCGATCCCTCAGCGAGGCGGCGATGGAAATCGACGATCAAATGGCATCCGGCATGGCGGCGGATCCTGCGAGCATGGATCGTCTGAAGGCCGGCTTGAACGAACTGGCGCAGTCCCCGGAATGA
- a CDS encoding response regulator, protein MTQRVFVVEDDDLLREAVDLILTHAGYSLASTAVGNGAVNLVARFKPHLVLLDIRLPDISGLKLLSALRWSGYKAPILMMTTDSSAETVRDVLALGGNGYLLKPFEPKDLIGRVRAPLKPASGAIHYLDD, encoded by the coding sequence GTGACCCAGCGCGTGTTTGTGGTCGAGGACGATGACCTCCTACGGGAAGCCGTCGATCTCATCCTGACCCATGCCGGTTATTCACTCGCCAGCACCGCAGTTGGAAACGGCGCGGTCAATCTGGTTGCACGCTTCAAGCCGCACCTCGTGTTGCTTGACATCAGGTTGCCGGATATCTCCGGGCTAAAGTTGCTAAGTGCGCTTCGCTGGAGCGGCTACAAGGCCCCGATCCTTATGATGACTACCGACAGCAGCGCCGAGACGGTCCGCGACGTCCTGGCCCTGGGTGGTAATGGATATCTGTTGAAGCCCTTTGAACCCAAAGATCTGATCGGCCGCGTCCGAGCACCCCTCAAGCCGGCAAGCGGTGCGATCCACTATCTCGACGATTAG
- a CDS encoding SDR family NAD(P)-dependent oxidoreductase: MNPTYDFTGQIALVTGASSGLGLATAQAFAEAGATVVLSSHDEDKLRTATEGLAVAGHNVLAVVCDVSDEAQVAALVARTVETFGRLDMAFNNAGIDGPHGDFTEVPAMRLRGRSRDRDCRP; encoded by the coding sequence ATGAACCCCACCTATGACTTCACCGGTCAGATCGCCCTCGTCACCGGCGCCAGTTCCGGCCTCGGGCTGGCGACGGCCCAGGCCTTCGCCGAAGCGGGGGCGACGGTGGTTCTGTCATCCCACGACGAAGACAAGCTGCGCACCGCTACCGAAGGCCTTGCCGTCGCCGGTCACAACGTCCTCGCGGTTGTCTGCGACGTCTCCGACGAAGCCCAGGTCGCGGCGCTGGTTGCGCGGACCGTCGAAACCTTCGGCCGCCTCGACATGGCGTTCAACAACGCCGGCATCGACGGCCCGCATGGTGACTTCACCGAGGTACCCGCTATGCGCCTACGGGGCCGTAGCCGAGATCGCGACTGCAGGCCTTGA
- a CDS encoding aldo/keto reductase — MKTRKLGQMEVSELGAGCMSLSSNYGPAAPGFMGINTLRAAHERGVTFFDTAEVYGAYTNELLVGEALAPIRNEVKIATKFGFDVEGSGGPLSTPANIRKVAEDSLRRLRTDRIDLFYQHRVDPNVPIEDVAGTVADLIREGKVLHFGLSEASAATIRRAHAVQAVTAVQTEYSFVERAPEANGVLDVCEELGIGFVPWGPVGMAFLTGWMTPETKFDPATDFRANFPRFSSENIRANLPILDIVRRKAAEKGATPVQVALAWLLAQKPFIVPIPATRSQDHLAENHGALNVELTAADLAEMQAAFAPLTVHGASMDADNMALVQR, encoded by the coding sequence ATGAAGACCCGCAAACTCGGCCAGATGGAGGTGTCCGAACTGGGCGCCGGCTGCATGTCCCTCAGTTCGAATTACGGCCCGGCCGCCCCTGGCTTCATGGGCATCAACACCCTGCGCGCCGCACATGAGCGAGGCGTCACCTTCTTCGACACCGCAGAAGTCTACGGTGCCTACACCAATGAACTGCTCGTCGGCGAAGCGCTGGCCCCGATCCGCAACGAGGTGAAGATCGCCACCAAGTTCGGATTCGACGTCGAAGGCTCGGGCGGCCCGCTCAGTACGCCCGCCAATATTAGGAAGGTCGCCGAAGACTCCCTTCGCCGCCTGCGCACGGATCGCATCGATCTGTTCTATCAGCACCGTGTCGATCCGAACGTGCCGATCGAGGACGTCGCTGGAACGGTCGCCGACCTTATCCGCGAGGGCAAGGTCCTGCACTTCGGTCTGTCAGAGGCCAGCGCCGCCACCATCCGTCGCGCCCACGCCGTCCAGGCGGTGACCGCCGTCCAGACCGAATACTCCTTCGTCGAGCGTGCGCCCGAGGCCAACGGCGTCCTCGACGTCTGCGAGGAACTGGGCATCGGCTTCGTGCCGTGGGGGCCGGTCGGCATGGCCTTCCTGACCGGCTGGATGACACCGGAGACCAAGTTCGATCCGGCCACGGACTTTCGCGCGAATTTCCCGCGCTTCTCGTCGGAGAACATCCGCGCCAACCTGCCGATCCTCGACATCGTCCGCCGCAAGGCCGCCGAGAAGGGCGCGACGCCCGTTCAGGTCGCCCTGGCCTGGTTGCTGGCGCAGAAGCCGTTCATCGTCCCGATCCCCGCAACTCGCAGCCAGGATCACCTGGCCGAGAACCACGGCGCCCTGAACGTCGAACTGACCGCCGCCGACCTCGCCGAGATGCAGGCCGCCTTCGCGCCGCTCACCGTCCATGGCGCGAGTATGGACGCCGACAACATGGCGCTCGTCCAGCGCTAG
- a CDS encoding LysR family transcriptional regulator, which produces MSQPALSQAMKGLEARLNVRLLSRTTRSVSTTEAGETLLRSLRPALEDIGAGLAKVGALGSAPSGTIRLTSTKNAITAILMPALPGFLAAHPNVTVESIVDDNLTDIVANRFDAGIRFGNIVEQDMIAVRIGPDMRRAVVGSPAYFAEHPAPVSPHDLGAHACIAYRMVKTGSLYAWEFEENGRPLQVRVDGPLVFNDTDLMRQASIQGHGLAYLYEDDAAEDIRAGRLVRILEDWCPALPGYYLYHPSRRQTPPALSALIAALRYRSPKG; this is translated from the coding sequence ATGTCGCAGCCCGCTCTGAGCCAGGCGATGAAGGGGCTGGAGGCTCGGCTGAACGTCAGGCTCCTGTCGCGCACGACGCGATCCGTCTCGACCACCGAGGCCGGCGAGACCTTGTTGCGGTCCCTGCGACCGGCGCTTGAAGACATCGGCGCGGGCCTGGCCAAGGTCGGAGCGCTCGGCAGCGCGCCCTCCGGCACGATACGGCTGACCTCGACCAAGAACGCAATCACCGCCATCCTGATGCCGGCCCTGCCGGGCTTCCTCGCGGCCCATCCCAATGTCACCGTCGAGAGCATCGTCGATGACAACCTGACCGACATCGTCGCCAATCGCTTCGACGCCGGCATCCGCTTCGGCAACATCGTCGAGCAGGACATGATCGCGGTCCGCATCGGTCCCGACATGCGCCGCGCCGTCGTCGGCTCCCCAGCTTACTTCGCCGAACATCCAGCGCCGGTCTCGCCCCACGATCTCGGCGCCCACGCCTGCATCGCCTATCGGATGGTCAAGACCGGCAGCCTCTACGCCTGGGAGTTCGAGGAGAACGGGCGGCCGTTGCAGGTTCGAGTCGATGGCCCGCTGGTCTTCAACGACACGGACCTGATGCGGCAGGCCTCCATCCAGGGACATGGCCTGGCCTATCTGTATGAAGACGACGCCGCCGAGGACATCCGCGCCGGGCGGCTGGTCCGCATCCTGGAAGACTGGTGCCCGGCGTTGCCAGGCTACTATCTCTATCACCCAAGCCGGCGCCAGACGCCGCCCGCGCTGTCGGCTCTGATCGCCGCGCTTCGCTATCGCAGTCCCAAAGGCTGA
- a CDS encoding lytic transglycosylase domain-containing protein, whose amino-acid sequence MRHAQARCGAGELGVRDRFDPVENLTGGADYLARQLLRFGDLRLALAAYNAGPSRVARLGRVPDIAETRAYVSTVIECYLALSAGRSVRRSTQCRPAGDAP is encoded by the coding sequence CTGCGACATGCCCAGGCGCGCTGCGGCGCGGGTGAGCTTGGCGTCAGGGATCGCTTCGATCCGGTTGAAAACCTCACGGGAGGGGCCGACTATCTTGCCCGCCAGCTCCTTCGCTTTGGCGATCTGAGACTGGCGCTCGCCGCCTACAACGCGGGCCCGTCGCGGGTTGCGCGACTGGGACGCGTGCCCGACATCGCCGAGACCCGGGCGTATGTCTCGACGGTCATTGAATGCTATCTGGCCCTGAGCGCCGGACGGAGCGTTCGTCGTTCGACCCAGTGTCGGCCGGCTGGAGATGCGCCATGA
- a CDS encoding AlpA family phage regulatory protein — MTEKGRIEPGGSDDRLLAWPRVQDITGLSRTTAWRLQRAGSFPSPVRISVNRVAWRESELLAWSAARTREAPPSVAARALTPARAPKLPGLNTARCPVRPAKRPVEPAAILQDISPPERVDPSLVAGRPKRRRRTSASLDQIDFGF; from the coding sequence ATGACGGAGAAGGGTCGGATTGAGCCCGGGGGATCGGACGACCGCCTTCTGGCGTGGCCCCGGGTCCAGGATATCACGGGACTGAGCCGAACCACGGCATGGCGGCTGCAGCGCGCCGGGAGTTTTCCGTCGCCGGTGCGGATATCCGTCAACCGGGTCGCGTGGCGCGAGAGCGAACTGCTGGCCTGGTCGGCGGCGCGAACGAGGGAGGCCCCGCCTTCGGTCGCGGCGCGTGCGCTGACGCCGGCGCGGGCGCCGAAGCTTCCGGGTCTGAACACGGCCCGCTGTCCGGTCCGTCCAGCGAAGCGACCGGTCGAGCCGGCCGCAATTCTCCAGGACATCTCGCCTCCGGAGCGGGTTGATCCGTCCCTGGTCGCCGGACGGCCGAAACGGCGGCGCAGAACTTCAGCCTCGCTCGACCAGATCGATTTCGGCTTCTGA